One Xiphophorus hellerii strain 12219 chromosome 1, Xiphophorus_hellerii-4.1, whole genome shotgun sequence DNA segment encodes these proteins:
- the LOC116728006 gene encoding NUAK family SNF1-like kinase 1, which translates to MGRRESHSRGAMNPSHLSVLGCLQDSASSGHHHQQHHLGEQLCGTDSGHPCGADRRQRKADLAAAAAPVEVKKHQHKHNLKHRYEVMETLGKGTYGKVKKAVERASMRTVAIKSIRKERITDDLDRIHIQREIEITSSLRHSNIIRFHEVFESRDKIVIVMEYASRGELYDYIQERKRLPETEARSIFRQIASAVHYCHKNGVVHRDLKLENILLDQDLNVKLADFGLSNNFQTGSLLQTYCGSPLYAAPEIVKGLPYTGPEVDCWALGVLLYALVYSSMPFDGANHKKLTEQISQGRYCRPNPPSDACALIDWLLTVRADERATIEDVAHHWWVNWGYDESVCDCPTSPHQECPSPLLARYIDWQNQVGKAGEMTSDPGSRTLDSSCRPQLTANSFYFSLPFKNDCGGGARVREGASNLRKSRKENAIPQTAMGACTDIGSAAVSPAPMATSTPERRKPKGILKHQRSLDSVFHNSPKENSSSQMCNTLPHPHRTQTLVHTRADVLSKTLPHPPTFSQPSSKMPKKGILKSRGSGYNLAPDQYCSGERVQERDADQSGSHKTFPAAEESPNMRTEAVRRRKGILKRNGKFSRSLDLPDNPNSSDCLAPAVFPEALQQLLPSSGDAEGRRSRPSSVISEDSLFSSDSFDLLDLSAQSEPRIFSQGRRHSGGGSEENEADEVKGNKKGQK; encoded by the exons ATGGGCAGACGTGAGTCGCACAGCAGAGGCGCGATGAACCCCAGCCACCTCTCCGTGCTCGGCTGCCTGCAGGACTCGGCGTCCAGCggccaccaccaccagcagcaccaCCTCGGCGAGCAGCTCTGTGGGACGGACAGCGGTCACCCATGCGGCGCAGACAGGAGGCAAAGGAAGGCGGACCTGGCCGCGGCGGCAGCGCCGGTGGAAGTGAAGAAGCACCAGCATAAACACAACCTGAAGCACCGCTATGAGGTGATGGAGACGCTGGGAAAAGGCACCTACGGCAAAGTCAAAAAAGCGGTGGAGAGAGCCAGCATGAGAACA GTGGCAATCAAGTCGATCCGAAAAGAACGCATCACCGACGATCTGGACCGGATTCACATCCAGAGAGAGATTGAGATCACCTCCTCACTCCGACACTCCAACATCATACGCTTCCATGAGG TTTTCGAGAGCCGGGATAAGATTGTGATAGTGATGGAGTACGCCAGCAGAGGGGAGCTGTACGACTACATACAGGAGAGGAAGCGACTGCCGGAAACAGAAGCCAGAAGCATCTTCAGGCAGATTGCTTCAGCCGTCCACTACTGCCACAAG AATGGTGTCGTGCATCGAGACCTCAAGCTGGAGAACATCCTTTTAGATCAAGATTTAAATGTTAAG CTTGCCGATTTTGGCCTTTCCAATAATTTCCAGACGGGCTCCCTGCTGCAGACCTACTGTGGAAGTCCTCTCTATGCTGCTCCAGAGATAGTTAAGGGGCTGCCGTACACCGGACCAGAG GTGGACTGCTGGGCTCTCGGGGTACTGTTGTATGCGTTAGTTTACAGCAGTATGCCTTTTGATGGGGCAAATCACAAAAAACTGACTGAGCAGATCAGCCAAGGCCGCTACTGCAGACCCAACCCGCCTTCAg ACGCCTGTGCCCTCATTGACTGGCTGCTGACGGTACGTGCAGATGAGAGGGCCACGATCGAGGATGTAGCCCACCACTGGTGGGTAAACTGGGGCTACGATGAGAGTGTATGTGACTGCCCCACATCTCCGCACCAAGAATGCCCTTCCCCCTTGCTGGCCCGCTACATCGACTGGCAGAATCAGGTCGGCAAAGCTGGCGAAATGACATCTGACCCTGGAAGCAGGACTTTGGACTCCTCCTGTCGTCCTCAGCTAACAGCAAACTCATTTTACTTCAgtttaccttttaaaaatgactgtGGAGGAGGAGCAAGGGTCCGTGAAGGAGCTTCTAACCTCAGAAAGTCACGCAAGGAGAATGCAATTCCACAGACCGCCATGGGAGCCTGCACTGATATTGGTTCAGCAGCTGTGTCTCCTGCTCCAATGGCCACTTCCACcccagaaagaagaaaacccaAAGGCATTCTGAAGCATCAGAGGAGTTTAGATTCAGTCTTTCACAACTCTCCAAAAGAAAACTCTTCCTCCCAAATGTGCAATACTCTCCCTCACCCTCATCGGACACAAACACTTGTTCACACGCGTGCAGATGTCTTGTCTAAAACCCTTCCTCACCCGCCTACGTTCAGTCAGCCTTCTTCTAAGATGCCAAAGAAAGGAATACTAAAAAGTCGGGGCTCGGGTTATAACTTAGCCCCTGATCAATATTGTTCTGGAGAAAGAGTACAAGAGCGCGATGCAGATCAGTCAGGTTCCCACAAGACTTTCCCGGCTGCAGAAGAGAGTCCCAACATGCGAACAGAGGCAGTAAGGAGACGGAAAGGTATTCTGAAACGTAACGGCAAGTTCTCTCGCAGTCTGGATCTTCCTGACAATCCCAATTCATCTGACTGTTTGGCACCTGCAGTGTTCCCCGAGGccctccagcagctcctgccGTCCTCAGGGGACGCCGAGGGCCGACGCAGCCGCCCCTCCAGTGTGATCAGCGAGGACAGCCTCTTCTCCTCTGATTCCTTTGATCTGCTGGACCTCAGCGCTCAGTCAGAACCCAGGATTTTCTCCCAGGGGCGGCGGCACAGTGGGGGCGGCTCTGAGGAGAACGAGGCGGACGAggttaaaggaaacaaaaaaggacagaaataa
- the LOC116719245 gene encoding kelch repeat and BTB domain-containing protein 12-like, producing MRSTLRNLLVLGNSHLQQASMESEVQPSAQEQHGSFLLRQLARMRAAEELTDVVLLAEGISFPCHKVVLSAFSPYFQAMFTCGLKETRGGEVPLRDTAAQSLELLLKYMYSAELPLCNDNIQGVAAAAFLLHVDGAFRLCQSHMEAHMDASNCVGLYYWARDLGATDLADCSLKYICQHFTQVCEEEEVLDLDSQRLGTLLGSDDLNISQEELVLELVLRWVERHRNNSPSETQAVELLRRVRLELVDPGFLRKARRRNPVLLRDAECFGMIDAALQTSGLCQTSAPPRPPLRYGMETTDLLLCLGGVNTEGVPAKRGGLADQSFCFAPHGRKTYYIPSPLRDCGGQGQVTAGAVTRDSSILVAVEAEDQHRRKRLDIYKYSTSEEKIWVKLCSAPYRDMYALGLVGDALYLIGGQMKVRNHYVITDSVNRWSLKRGGSWLSFAPLPLALACHCTVSLKERLYVLGGWTPQDQPDDEPDKLSNRVFRFDPGKDRWTECARMKYSRYRCGTAVLNGEIYILGGIGCDGEDCGQSRRCLSSVEIYNPDADSWRPGPTLPTTLLSLRTNASNIGTVEGKLYLCGYYKGVGRHEIITKEILELDPADYVWTVVERRAAMHDSYDVCLVANLNPRDLLTP from the exons ATGAGATCTACGTTGAGAAACCTCTTGGTTTTAGGAAACAG TCATCTACAACAAGCCTCCATGGAGAGCGAGGTGCAGCCGTCTGCTCAGGAACAGCATGGGTCATTTCTGCTCAGGCAGCTCGCCAGAATGAGAGCAGCTGAGGAGCTGACTGACGTGGTCCTGCTTGCAGAGGGTATTTCCTTCCCATGCCACAAGGTGGTGCTGTCTGCATTCAGCCCTTACTTCCAG GCTATGTTTACATGTGGTCTGAAGGAAACCCGAGGAGGAGAGGTGCCCCTCAGAGACACAGCTGCACAGAGCCTTGAACTGCTGCTGAAGTACATGTATTCTGCTGAACTCCCTCTTTGTAACGACAACATCCAGGGAGTGGCGGCTGCTGCCTTCCTGCTCCATGTGGATGGAGCTTTTAG GTTGTGTCAGAGCCACATGGAGGCCCACATGGACGCCTCAAACTGTGTTGGGCTGTACTATTGGGCCAGAGATCTCGGTGCTACTGATCTGGCTGACTGTTCTTTGAAATACATCTGTCAACACTTTACCCAG GTTTGTGAGGAAGAAGAAGTGCTGGACCTTGATTCCCAGCGTCTTGGGACTCTCCTGGGATCGGATGACCTCAACATATCACAGGAGGAACTTGTTCTTGAGTTGGTGCTGCGGTGGGTTGAGAGGCACAGGAACAACTCTCCGAGCGAAACCCAGGCTGTGGAGTTGCTCCGGCGAGTGCGACTAGAGCTGGTGGATCCTGGATTTCTCCGGAAAGCGAGGAGGAGGAACCCG GTACTGCTACGGGATGCAGAGTGCTTTGGGATGATCGATGCTGCCCTGCAGACCTCAGGTCTTTGTCAGACGTCCGCTCCACCTCGTCCACCTCTTCGATATGGCATGGAGACAACAGatttgctgctctgtttggGTGGAGTGAACACCGAGGGTGTGCCAGCGAAACGTGGAGGACTTGCTGaccaaagtttttgttttgcccCCCATGGTAGAAAGACCTACTACATCCCGTCTCCACTGAGGGACTGTGGCGGTCAGGGCCAGGTCACAGCAGGAGCAGTGACCCGGGACAGCAGCATATTGGTGGCTGTAGAGGCCGAGGATCAACACAGGAGGAAGAGGCTGGATATCTACAA ATACAGTACTTCTGAAGAGAAAATCTGGGTGAAGCTCTGCTCTGCACCCTACAGAGACATGTATGCTTTGGGGTTGGTCGGAGATGCTCTGTACCTCATTGGCGGTCAGATGAAAGTGCGTAATCACTACGTCATAACGGACAGTGTGAACAGATGGTCACTGAAGAGAGGAGGCAGCTGGCTCAGTTTCGCTCCTTTACCACTTGCTTTGGCCTGCCACTGCACTGTGAGCCTGAAGGAGCGTCTCTACGTGCTGGGGGGCTGGACCCCACAG GACCAGCCAGATGATGAGCCTGACAAGCTGAGTAACAGAGTGTTTCGATTTGACCCGGGCAAAGACAGGTGGACAGAGTGTGCCAGGATGAAATACTCCAGGTACCGCTGCGGTACAGCTGTACTCAACGGAGAAATCTACATATTAG GCGGTATAGGATGTGATGGTGAGGATTGTGGACAATCTCGGCGCTGTCTGAGCTCTGTAGAAATTTACAACCCAGATGCAGACAGCTGGAGGCCCGGTCCAACACTCCCCACAACCCTGCTTTCGCTTCGTACCAACGCCTCCAACATAGGAACGGTAGAAGGAAAGCTCTACCTCTGTGGATACTACAAAGGGGTTG GTCGTCATGAGATCATCACCAAGGAGATTTTGGAGTTAGACCCTGCAGACTATGTATGGACGGTTGTGGAGAGACGAGCAGCGATGCACGACAGCTATGATGTTTGTCTGGTGGCTAACCTCAATCCTCGGGACCTCCTGACACCCTGA
- the LOC116720218 gene encoding bone morphogenetic protein receptor type-2-like, which produces MILSPETKMSFSFTVKNKKDSDGCLLEPIQLLINTFFVIVECLFMQICHQSLLQKRRCAFQVTNVKNHGYYAAGNVTGSVQLCENTGCCLAIYRITNGQRKVDTLACDRVKMLCSHKTCEEQSTFIENFTVCTCSTDMCNRNISLSPELEQPPETHHHAAAEITKAVVMVAILFFTVLIVIAVKWRKLCKEKKEYLQSACKDYNIQQQCSCQIKASENQITDIELQGVLGRGHFATVYQGKQRGSVVAVKVYTANWKHQFINEKGVYELPLMKHERILQFLGTEWKPDDSSLLIVLQYAEHGSLHSFLCKHASSWMLSMRLCQSLSEGLSYLHSDLRSNDVHKPPVAHRDLTSSNVLVRADGTCVLCDFGSSTILRSCSGHRFWRNHSTTMTGHLQFCTLNYMSPEILEGSVNLSSSSFLLQGDIYALGLILWEIWMRCSDLFTGGAVPEHLLPYELELDADVTLERLILFVSEMDRRPSIPGNWEMLPQGLGLKELLTDCWDRDTDARLSAPCVVNRLMSL; this is translated from the exons ATGATCCTGTCTCCTGAAACTAAGATG AGTTTCAGTTTTACCGTCAAGAACAAAAAAGACTCCGATGGATGCCTACTTGAACCGATTCAATTATTAATCAACACTTTCTTTGTCATTGTAGAATGCCTCTTTATGCAAATATGTCACCAGTCCTTACTACAGAAGAGACGGTGTGCTTTCCAAGTGACAAACGTAAAGAACCACGGCTACTATGCAGCTGGGAATGTGACTGGCTCCGTGCAGCTCTGTGAAAACACCGGCTGCTGTTTGGCCATTTATCGAATCACAAATGGCCAGCGGAAGGTCGACACGCTCG catgtGACAGAGTAAAAATGCTTTGCTCACATAAAACCTGCGAGGAGCAATCAACCTTCATAGAAAACTTCACTGTATGTACATGCAGTACAGACATGTGCAACAGAAACATCTCGTTGAGTCCAGAACTGGAACAGCCTCCAGAAACCCACCACCATGCAGCAG ctgaAATCACAAAAGCAGTGGTGATGGTGGCGATTCTGTTCTTTACTGTTCTCATCGTTATTGCTGTCAAGTGGAGAAAACTCTGCAAGGAAAAAA AGGAGTATCTGCAGTCGGCCTGTAAGGACTATAATATCCAACAACAGTGTTCCTGTCAAATAAAAGCTTCAGAGAACCAGATTACGGACATTGAACTGCAGGGG GTTCTGGGACGGGGCCATTTTGCAACTGTTTATCAAGGGAAGCAAAGGGGAAGTGTGGTGGCTGTGAAAGTGTACACTGCAAACTGGAAGCATCAGTTTATTAATGAAAAGGGGGTTTATGAGCTTCCACTGATGAAGCATGAGAGGATTCTCCAATTCTTAGGCACGGAGTGGAAACCAGACGACAGCAGCCTGCTCATTGTGCTTCAGTACGCTGAACAT GGTTCTCTTCATTCCTTTCTGTGTAAACACGCCAGCAGCTGGATGCTGTCCATGAGGCTGTGCCAGTCCTTATCGGAGGGACTTTCCTATCTCCACTCTGACCTCCGCAGCAATG ATGTGCACAAACCTCCCGTTGCCCACAGAGACCTCACCAGCTCCAATGTACTGGTGAGAGCAGACGGGACTTGTGTCTTGTGTGATTTTGGATCCTCCACCATCCTGCGTTCTTGTTCAGGACATCGCTTCTGGAGAAACCACTCCACAACCATGACG GGTCATCTTCAGTTTTGCACGCTCAACTACATGTCCCCTGAGATCCTGGAGGGCTCTGTGAAcctcagcagcagctcatttctCCTGCAGGGTGACATCTATGCCTTAGGTCTGATTTTGTGGGAGATATGGATGCGCTGCTCTGATTTGTTTACAG GGGGCGCTGTTCCAGAGCATCTCCTGCCTTATGAACTGGAGCTGGATGCCGATGTAACACTGGAGAGGCTCATCCTGTTTGTGTCTGAGATGGACAGGAGACCCTCCATTCCTGGAAACTGGGAGATGTTACCACAG GGACTTGGGCTAAAGGAGCTGCTGACAGACTGCTGGGACCGAGACACAGACGCTCGGCTGTCAGCTCCGTGTGTCGTAAACAGATTAATGTCTCTGTAA